CCGACGACTGGGCGGCCGCCATGGCCGAGCAGACCGCCGACGTCGCGCCGACCGCATTGACGGATCTGCCGCCCACGGCCAAGGCGGCAGTGTTCCAGCGGCTTACCGGTACCAGCGGCGAGGCGCGAAACGACATTGACCTGATACTCGACATCCCTGTGCAGCTTACGGTTGAACTGGGCCGCACGCGCATCCCCATCAAGCACATTCTGCAGTTGGCGCAAGGTTCGGTCATCGAACTTGATGCGATGGCCGGCGAGCCCATGGACGTGCTGGTCAACGGTTGCCTGATTGCGCAAGGTGAGGTGGTGGTGGTCAACGACAAATTTGGCGTGCGGCTCACCGACGTGACGACGCCGTCCGAGCGAATAAGCCGGCTCAAACGGTAATCAAGGTTGAACACACATTTCAAACTTGCCGTCGGCTGTGTGCTCCTTGGCGCCAGCACGGTGGCGATGGCGGCAACAGAGTCGGCCTTGCCGGTGATGTCCACGCTGGTCTCGTTATTCCTGGTCCTGGCCGCCATCGGTGTTGCCGCATTTCTGGTCAAGCGCCTGAGCCCGGGCAATTCCCCGCAAGCGCGGATGATGCGTGTGGTTAGCCAGCTGCCGCTGGGTGCGCGCGAAAAAATCAGCATCGTGGAGCTCGATGATCAGTGGCTGGTGCTTGGCGTGACCGCGCAGCAGATCACGCTG
This window of the Betaproteobacteria bacterium genome carries:
- the fliN gene encoding flagellar motor switch protein FliN, which gives rise to MPDELQAPVEADDWAAAMAEQTADVAPTALTDLPPTAKAAVFQRLTGTSGEARNDIDLILDIPVQLTVELGRTRIPIKHILQLAQGSVIELDAMAGEPMDVLVNGCLIAQGEVVVVNDKFGVRLTDVTTPSERISRLKR
- the fliO gene encoding flagellar biosynthetic protein FliO, with protein sequence MAATESALPVMSTLVSLFLVLAAIGVAAFLVKRLSPGNSPQARMMRVVSQLPLGAREKISIVELDDQWLVLGVTAQQITLLTQTPRKEGGVPPAQTINFSKLFDLARGKHDKA